The following are encoded in a window of Eschrichtius robustus isolate mEscRob2 chromosome 1, mEscRob2.pri, whole genome shotgun sequence genomic DNA:
- the CHD8 gene encoding chromodomain-helicase-DNA-binding protein 8 isoform X3: protein MADPIMDLFDDPNLFGLDSLTDDSFNQVTQDPIEEALGLPSSLDSLDQMNQDGGGGDVGNSSASDLVPPPEETAPTELPKESTAPAPESLTLHDYTTQPVSQEQPAQPVLQTPTPTSGLLQVSKSQEILSQGNPFMGVSATAVPSSGAGGQPPQSAPKIVILKAPPSSSVTGAHVAQIQAQGITSTAQPLVAGTANGGKVTFTKVLTGTPLRPGVSIVSGNTVLAAKVPGNQAAVQRIVQPSRPVKQLVLQPVKGSAPAGNPGATGPPLKPAVTLTSTPTQGESKRITLVLQQPQSGGPQGHRHVVLGSLPGKIVLQGNQLAALTQAKNAQGQPAKVVTIQLQVQPPQQKIQIVPQPPSSQPQPQQPSSAQPVALSSVQQAQIMGPGQGPGQRLSVPLKVVLQPQAGSSQGASSGLSVVKVLSASEVAALSSPASSAPHTGGKTGIEENRRLEHQKKQEKANRIVAEAIARARARGEQNIPRVLNEDELPSVRPEEEGEKKRRKKSSGERLKEEKPKKSKTSGTSKTKGKSKLNTITPVVGKKRKRNTSSDNSDVEVMPAQSPREDEESSIQKRRSNRQVKRKKYTEDLDIKITDDEEEEEVDVTGPIKTEPILPEPVQEPDGETLPSMQFFVENPSEEDAAIVDKVLSMRIVKKELPSGQYTEAEEFFVKYKNYSYLHCEWATISQLEKDKRIHQKLKRFKTKMAQMRHFFHEDEEPFNPDYVEVDRILDESHSIDKDNGEPVIYYLVKWCSLPYEDSTWELKEDVDEGKIREFKRIQSRHPELKRVNRPQASAWKKLELSHEYKNRNQLREYQLEGVNWLLFNWYNRQNCILADEMGLGKTIQSIAFLQEVYNVGIHGPFLVIAPLSTITNWEREFNTWTEMNTIVYHGSLASRQMIQQYEMYCKDSRGRLIPGAYKFDALITTFEMILSDCPELREIEWRCVIIDEAHRLKNRNCKLLDSLKHMDLEHKVLLTGTPLQNTVEELFSLLHFLEPSQFPSESEFLKDFGDLKTEEQVQKLQAILKPMMLRRLKEDVEKNLAPKQETIIEVELTNIQKKYYRAILEKNFSFLSKGAGHTNMPNLLNTMMELRKCCNHPYLINGAEEKILTEFREACHIIPHDFHLQAMVRSAGKLVLIDKLLPKLKAGGHKVLIFSQMVRCLDILEDYLIQRRYLYERIDGRVRGNLRQAAIDRFSKPDSDRFVFLLCTRAGGLGINLTAADTCIIFDSDWNPQNDLQAQARCHRIGQSKAVKVYRLITRNSYEREMFDKASLKLGLDKAVLQSMSGRDGNITGIQQFSKKEIEDLLRKGAYAAIMEEDDEGSKFCEEDIDQILLRRTTTITIESEGKGSTFAKASFVASENRTDISLDDPNFWQKWAKKADLDMDLLNSKNNLVIDTPRVRKQTRHFSTLKDDDLVEFSDLESEDDERPRSRRHDRHHTYGRTDCFRVEKHLLVYGWGRWRDILSHGRFKRRMTERDVETICRAILVYCLLHYRGDENIKGFIWDLISPAENGKTKELQNHSVFDVSPFPGLSIPVPRGRKGKKVKSQSTFDIHKADWIRKYNPDTLFQDESYKKHLKHQCNKVLLRVRMLYYLRQEVIGDQAEKVLGGAIASEIDIWFPVVDQLEVPTTWWDSEADKSLLIGVFKHGYEKYNTMRADPALCFLEKAGRPDDKAIAAEHRVLDNFSDIVEGVDFDKDCEDPEYKPLQGPPKDQDDEGDPLMMMDEEISVIDGDEAQVTQQPGHLFWPPGSALTARLRRLVTAYQRSYKREQMKIEAAERGDRRRRRCEAAFKLKEIARREKQQRWTRREQTDFYRVVSTFGVEYDPDTMQFHWDRFRTFARLDKKTDESLTKYFHGFVAMCRQVCRLPPAAGDEPPDPNLFIEPITEERASRTLYRIELLRRLREQVLCHPLLEDRLALCQPPGPELPKWWEPVRHDGELLRGAARHGVSQTDCNIMQDPDFSFLAARMNYMQNHQAGAPAPSLSRCSTPLLHQQYTSRTASPLPLRPDAPVEKPPEETAAQVPSLEGLTLKLEHEVVARSRPTPQDYEMRVAPSDTTPLVSRSVPPVKLEDEDDSDSELDLSKLSPSSSSSSSSSSSSSSTDESEDEKEEKLTADRSRSKLYDEESLLSLPMSQDGFANEDGEQMTPELLLLQERQRASEWPKDRVLINRIDLVCQAVLSGKWPSSRRSQEMVTGGILGPGNHLLDSPSLTPGEYGDSPVPTPRSSSAASMAEEEVSAVTTAAAQFTRLRRGMDEKEFTVQIKDEEGLKLTFQKHKLMANGVMGDGHPLFHKKKGNRKKLVEYMEDRRKQKWQRCKKNNKAELNCLGMEPVQTANSRNGKRGHHAETVFNRVLPGPVAPDSSKKRARRMRPDLSKMMALMQGGGTGSLSLHNTFQHSSSGLQPVSSLGHSSATSASLPFMPFVMGGAASSPRVDSSTMLPHHHPHPHPHHHHHHHPGLRATGYPSSPATTTSGTALRLPPLQPEEDEDDEDEDDDDDLSQGYDSSERDFSLIDDPMMPANSDSSEDGDD, encoded by the exons ATGGCAGACCCCATCATGGATCTGTTTGATGACCCAAATTTATTTGGCCTGGACTCTCTTACTGATGACAGCTTCAATCAGGTTACACAAGACCCTATTGAGGAAGCCCTTGGACTGCCAAGCTCTCTGGACTCCTTGGATCAGATGAACCAGgatggtggaggtggtgatgtGGGGAATTCATCAGCAAGTGACTTGGTCCCCCCACCAGAGGAAACAGCCCCCACAGAACTTCCCAAAGAATCGACAGCTCCAGCTCCAGAATCTTTAACCTTGCATGATTATACCACTCAGCCCGTCAGCCAAGAGCAGCCAGCCCAACCTGTCTTACAGACACCGACGCCAACGTCAGGACTTTTGCAGGTCTCCAAGAGCCAGGAGATCCTGAGCCAAGGGAATCCTTTCATGGGTGTCTCTGCCACAGCTGTCCCTTCCAGTGGTGCTGGCGGGCAGCCACCTCAGTCAGCCCCTAAGATTGTTATCCTTAAGGCCCCACCCAGCTCCTCAGTCACTGGTGCCCACGTGGCACAAATTCAGGCCCAAGGTATCACCAGCACAGCTCAGCCCCTTGTGGCTGGCACAGCCAATGGTGGAAAAGTCACTTTTACCAAAGTGCTAACCGGCACTCCCCTTCGACCTGGTGTTTCCATTGTCTCTGGTAATACAGTGTTGGCCGCCAAGGTCCCTGGGAACCAGGCTGCTGTTCAGCGCATTGTCCAGCCCAGCCGACCAGTAAAGCAGCTGGTCCTACAGCCAGTTAAGGGTTCAGCTCCTGCTGGAAACCCTGGGGCCACAGGGCCCCCACTGAAGCCTGCAGTTACACTGACCTCTACACCTACCCAG GGTGAATCGAAACGCATCACGCTGGTCCTCCAGCAGCCACAGTCTGGAGGTCCCCAAGGACACCGGCATGTCGTGCTGGGGAGTCTGCCAGGCAAGATAGTGTTACAGGGCAACCAGCTGGCGGCCCTGACGCAAGCCAAGAATGCCCAGGGGCAGCCGGCCAAAGTAGTGACTATCCAGCTGCAGGTGCAACCGCCACAGCAGAAGATCCAGATTGTACCACAGCCTCCGTCGTCGCAGCCACAGCCCCAGCAGCCATCCTCAGCCCAGCCAGTGGCTCTTTCCTCTGTGCAGCAGGCTCAGATAATGGGACCAGGGCAGGGCCCGGGACAGAGACTTTCAGTACCGCTCAAGGTGGTGCTGCAGCCCCAG gCCGGCTCTTCCCAAGGGGCCTCTTCTGGACTCTCCGTAGTTAAAGTTCTAAGTGCCAGTGAAGTGGCAGCTCTCTCCTCACCAGCAAGCTCTGCTCCTCATACGGGAGGCAAGACGGGAATCGAGGAAAACCGTAGGCTGGAGCACCAGAAGAAGCAAGAGAAAGCAAATCGGATTGTAGCAGAGGCCATTGCTAGGGCCCGTGCCCGGGGCGAACAGAACATACCTCGAGTCCTGAATGAGGATGAGTTGCCTAGCGTTCGGCCTGAGGAGGAAGGTGAAAAGAAACGCAGGAAGAAGAGCAGTGGGGAGAGGCTCAAGGAAGAAAAGCCAAAGAAGAGCAAAACATCTGGTACCTCCAAAACCAAGGGCAAGAGTAAGCTAAA CACCATCACTCCTGTGGTGGGTAAGAAGAGAAAGCGAAATACCTCATCTGATAATTCAGATGTGGAAGTCATGCCTGCACAGTCACCCCGGGAAGATGAAGAAAGCAGCATTCAG AAGAGACGCTCAAACCGCCAAGTTAAACGGAAAAAGTATACAGAGGATCTGGATATAAAGATCACagatgatgaagaagaagaagaagtagaTGTAACTGGTCCAATCAAAACTGAGCCTATCCTGCCTGAGCCAGTGCAGGAACCAGATGGCGAGACTTTGCCTTCCATGCAGTTCTTTGTG GAGAATCCCAGTGAAGAAGATGCAGCCATTGTAGACAAAGTGCTTTCTATGCGTATTGTGAAGAAGGAG CTTCCTTCTGGACAATATactgaagcagaagaattctTTGTCAAGTACAAGAACTA CTCCTATCTACACTGTGAGTGGGCTACCATCTCCCAGCTAGAGAAGGATAAGAGGATCCATCAAAAACTAAAGCGCTTCAAAACCAAAATGGCTCAGATGAGACACTTCTTCCATGAG GACGAAGAGCCCTTCAACCCAGACTATGTGGAGGTGGACAGGATATTGGATGAGTCTCACAGCATTGACAAGGACAATGGGGAG CCTGTAATTTACTACTTGGTAAAGTGGTGCTCTCTGCCCTATGAGGATAGTACCTGGGAGCTAAAAGAGGATGTCGATGAGGGCAAGATTCGAGAATTTAAACGGATCCAGTCAAGGCACCCAGAACTCAAAAGGGTG AATCGTCCACAAGCAAGTGCCTGGAAGAAGTTGGAGTTGTCACATGAGTATAAAAACAGAAACCAATTAAGGGAATATCAGTTGGAAGGGGTCAATTGGCTGCTCTTTAATTGGTATAACAG GCAGAACTGCATCCTGGCTGATGAGATGGGATTGGGCAAAACCATTCAGTCCATTGCCTTCTTACAGGAGGTATATAATGTGGGCATCCATGGCCCCTTCCTGGTCATTGCCCCACTGTCCACAATTACTAACTGGGAGAGAGAATTCAACACTTGGACAGAGATGAACACTATTGTGTACCATGGCAGTCTGGCTAGCCGGCAGATGATTCAGCAGTATGAAATGTACTGCAAAGATTCACGG GGGCGCCTCATCCCGGGTGCATACAAGTTTGATGCCCTGATCACCACTTTTGAGATGATTTTGTCAGACTGTCCCGAGCTTCGTGAGATTGAATGGCGTTGTGTCATCATTGATGAAGCCCATCGACTAAAGAACCGTAATTGCAAGCTGCTTGATAGTCTCAAGCACATGGACTTG GAGCACAAAGTGCTACTCACAGGAACACCATTGCAAAATACTGTCGAGGAACTGTTTAGCCTGCTTCATTTCTTGGAACCGTCACAGTTTCCATCAGAATCAGAGTTCCTCAAGGACTTTGGGGATCTCAAGACAGAGGAACAG GTTCAAAAGCTACAGGCCATTCTCAAGCCAATGATGCTGAGAAGACTCAAAGAGGATGTTGAAAAAAACCTGGCACCTAAGCAGGAAACCATTATTGAAGTAGAGCTGACCAACATTCAGAAGAAATACTATCGGGCTATTTTGGAGAagaatttctcctttctttccaaaGGGGCAGGTCATACTAACATGCCTAATCTACTCAATACAATGATGGAGTTGCGCAAATGCTGCAACCACCCATATCTCATCAATG GTGCAGAAGAAAAAATCCTAACAGAATTTCGAGAAGCTTGCCATATCATACCTCATGACTTCCACTTGCAGGCAATGGTTCGTTCAGCTGGCAAATTGGTTCTTATTGACAAGTTACTTCCGAAACTTAAAGCTGGTGGCCATAAGGTTCTGATCTTCTCCCAGATGGTACGCTGCCTAGATATCCTAGAGGATTATCTAATCCAGAGGAG GTACTTGTATGAGCGTATCGATGGGCGAGTTAGAGGCAACCTTCGGCAGGCTGCTATTGACCGCTTCAGCAAGCCTGACTCAGACCGCTTTGTCTTTTTGCTATGCACCCGGGCTGGTGGACTTGGAATTAATCTCACAGCTGCTGATACTTGCATCATCTTTGATTCAGATTGGAATCCACAAAATGACCTGCAG GCCCAAGCACGGTGTCATCGAATTGGGCAGAGCAAAGCTGTGAAGGTGTACCGTCTCATCACTCGTAATTCTTATGAGAGAGAGATGTTTGATAAGGCTAGCCTCAAGTTGGGATTGGATAAAGCTGTGCTTCAGTCCATGAGTGGTCGGGATGGCAACATTACTGGA ATCCAGCAGTTCTCCAAGAAGGAGATTGAAGATCTCTTACGGAAAGGAGCATATGCAGCCATAATGGAGGAAGATGATGAGGGCTCCAAGTTTTGTGAAGAGGACATTGACCAGATCTTGTTAAGACGAACCACTACCATCACCATTGAATCTGAAGGAAAGGGTTCTACGTTTGCCAAG GCAAGCTTTGTGGCTTCTGAAAATAGGACTGATATTTCTCTGGATGACCCCAACTTTTGGCAAAAGTGGGCCAAAAAGGCTGACCTGGACATGGATCTACTCAATAGCAAG AATAACTTGGTGATTGACACACCTAGAGTACGGAAACAGACCCGCCACTTCAGCACTCTGAAAGATGATGACCTAGTGGAATTCTCTGACTTGGAAAGTGAAGATGATGAGCGGCCACGCTCTCGCCGGCATGACCGTCATCATACCTATGGGCGCACTGACTGCTTTCGGGTGGAAAAGCACCTCCTGGTATATGG ctgggGACGGTGGCGAGATATTCTGTCTCATGGACGCTTCAAGCGACGGATGACTGAAAGAGATGTGGAAACAATTTGCCGGGCCATCCTTGTGTACTGTCTTTTACACTATCGTGGGGACGAAAATATCAAAGGCTTCATCTGGGACTTGATTAGCCCTGCTGAAAATGGCAAGACAAAAGAATTGCAGAATCATTCAG TCTTCGATGTATCCCCTTTCCCAGGTCTGTCTATCCCTGTGCCCCGTGGACgcaaggggaaaaaagtaaagtCACAAAGCACTTTTGATATCCATAAGGCAGATTGGATCCGGAAATATAACCCTGATACTCTGTTCCAAGATGAGAGTTACAAGAAGCACTTGAAACATCAGTGTAACAA GGTCCTGTTGCGGGTACGAATGCTATACTATCTGAGACAGGAGGTTATTGGAGACCAGGCAGAGAAGGTGTTAGGCGGTGCTATTGCCAG TGAGATTGACATATGGTTCCCAGTAGTGGATCAGCTGGAGGTTCCAACAACATGGTGGGACAGTGAGGCTGATAAGTCCCTGCTCATTGGAGTCTTTAAGCATG GCtatgaaaaatataatactaTGAGGGCAGACCCAGCCTTGTGCTTCCTGGAAAAGGCTGGCCGACCAGATGACAAAGCCATTGCAGCCGAACATCGAGTGTTGGATAATTTTTCTGACATAGTGGAAGG GGTTGACTTTGATAAAGATTGTGAAGATCCTGAATATAAACCACTCCAGGGTCCCCCAAAGGACCAAGATGATGAG GGTGATCCCTTGATGATGATGGATGAGGAGATCTCAGTTATAGATGGAGATGAAG CCCAGGTGACCCAACAGCCAGGCCATCTATTCTGGCCTCCAGGCTCTGCTTTGACAGCTAGGCTTCGGCGCCTAGTAACGGCTTATCAGCGCAGCTACAAGAGAGAACAGATGAAGATAGAGGCTGCAGAACGTGGGGATCGGAGAAGGCGGCGTTGTGAGGCAGCCTTCAAGCTAAAAGAAATTGCACGGCGGGAGAAACAGCAACG ATGGACAAGGCGTGAACAAACTGATTTCTATCGAGTAGTTTCTACCTTTGGTGTGGAGTATGACCCCGATACCATGCAGTTCCATTGGGATAGATTCCGCACTTTTGCCCGACTGGacaaaaaaacagatgaaagCCTTACCAAGTATTTCCATGGCTTTGTGGCCATGTGCCGCCAAGTGTGCCGCCTTCCCCCAGCAGCTGGAGACG AACCCCCAGACCCTAATCTGTTCATTGAGCCCATCACTGAGGAAAGGGCCTCACGGACTCTCTACCGTATTGAATTGCTTCGGCGCTTACGGGAACAAGTTTTATGCCACCCTCTTTTGGAAGATCGGCTGGCATTATGTCAGCCTCCAGGTCCTGAATTGCCCAAATGGTGGGAGCCCGTTCGGCATGATGGGGAGCTTCTGCGAGGGGCAGCCCGCCATGGGGTGAGCCAAACAGACTGCAACATCATGCAGGACCCAGACTTCTCTTTTCTGGCTGCCCGTATGAATTATATGCAGAACCATCAGGCAGGAGCACCAGCTCCATCCCTATCACGCTGCTCTACTCCACTGCTACACCAGCAGTATACCTCGCGCACTGCCTCACCACTGCCCCTGCGCCCAGATGCTCCTGTTGAAAAGCCACCTGAGGAGACAGCTGCCCAGGTCCCCAGTCTGGAGGGTCTGACTTTAAAGCTAGAGCATGAGGTGGTGGCCAGGAGCCGACCAACCCCACAAGACTATGAGATGCGAGTAGCCCCCTCTGATACTACCCCTCTGGTTTCCCGGAGTGTTCCACCAGTCAAACTGGAGGATGAGGATGATTCAGACTCTGAGCTGGACTTGAGCAAGCTGTCACCATCATCCTCTTCTTCCTCATCCTcatccagctccagctccagcacTGATGAGAGTGAGGACGAGAAGGAAGAGAAGCTAA CTGCTGACCGGTCCCGCTCAAAGCTCTATGATGAAGAAAGTCTCCTGTCCCTCCCTATGTCCCAAGATGGGTTCGCAAATGAAGATGGAGAACAAATGACCCCTGAGCTGCTGCTGCTACAAGAAAGACAAAGAGCTTCTGAGTGGCCCAAG GATCGTGTCCTGATAAACCGTATTGACCTCGTCTGCCAGGCCGTACTCTCAGGGAAGTGGCCTTCTAGCCGCCGGAGCCAAGAAATGGTAACAGGAGGAATTTTGGGGCCAGGCAACCACTTGCTAGACAGTCCCTCATTGACTCCAGGAGAATATGGTGACTCTCCGGTCCCCACACCACGAAGTAGCAGCGCAGCTTCCATGGCAGAGGAGGAAGTGTCCGCAGTTACCACAGCGGCAGCTCAGTTCACCAGACTTCGCCGAGGCATGGATGAGAAGGAGTTTACAGTTCAGATCAAAGAT GAGGAAGGATTGAAGTTAACATTCCAGAAGCACAAGTTGATGGCTAATGGAGTAATGGGAGATGGACATCCTCTTTTTCATAAGAAGAAAGGGAACAGAAAGAAGCTAGTTGAG TATATGGAGGATCGCAGAAAACAGAAGTGGCagagatgtaaaaaaaataataaggcagAATTGAACTGTTTGGGAATGGAACCAGTACAGACAGCTAACTCTAGGAATGGAAAAAGG GGTCATCATGCTGAAACAGTGTTCAACCGGGTTTTGCCAGGGCCTGTTGCACCGGACAGCAGCAAGAAGCGGGCCCGCAGGATGCGACCAGACCTTTCTAAGATGATGGCCCTGATGCAGGGTGGAGGCACTGGGTCCCTGTCTCTGCATAACACCTTCCAACACAGCAGTAGTGGCCTGCAGCCTGTGTCATCTCTGGGTCACAGCAGTGCCACTTCTGCGTCTTTGCCTTTTATGCCGTTTGTGATGGGTGGTGCAGCATCATCCCCGCGTGTAGACTCCAGCACCATGcttcctcaccaccacccccacccccacccccaccatcaccaccaccaccatccaggcctgagagccactggcTACCCTTCTTCACCAGCCACTACCACCTCTGGTACTGCCTTGAGGTTGCCACCGCTGCAGCCTGAGGAGGATGAGGACgatgaggatgaagatgatgACGATGATTTATCTCAGGGCTACGACAGCTCAGAAAGGGACTTCTCACTCATTGATGATCCTATGATGCCAGCCAACTCAGACTCCAGCGAAGACGGTGATGACTGA